A DNA window from Streptococcus sp. LPB0220 contains the following coding sequences:
- a CDS encoding cytidine deaminase gives MATTELIDLAVEVSKQAYVPYSHFPIGAVLLTKDGEIYTGVNIENASFGLTNCGERTAIFKAVSEGARDFKELIIYGQTEKPISPCGACRQVMAEFFEPDLPVTLVSKDKSTVVMTVKELLPYSFTDLT, from the coding sequence ATGGCGACTACTGAGTTGATTGACTTAGCAGTTGAAGTGAGTAAACAAGCCTATGTGCCTTACTCTCATTTCCCAATTGGAGCTGTACTGCTAACGAAGGATGGAGAAATCTATACAGGGGTTAATATCGAAAATGCCAGTTTTGGTTTAACCAACTGTGGAGAACGGACAGCCATTTTTAAAGCTGTTTCTGAAGGAGCTCGCGATTTCAAAGAGCTCATTATCTACGGGCAAACAGAAAAGCCCATCTCTCCATGTGGTGCTTGTCGCCAGGTCATGGCTGAATTTTTTGAGCCAGACCTTCCTGTAACCTTAGTATCTAAAGATAAATCGACGGTCGTGATGACGGTCAAGGAA
- a CDS encoding pyrimidine-nucleoside phosphorylase, with product MRAVDIIQKKRDGLALNKEEIEWLIEGYVAGTVPDYQMSAFAMAVYFKGMTTEEISHMTMKMVRTGQQFDLSAIPGIKVDKHSTGGVGDKVTLVLVPLVASFGVPVAKMSGRGLGHTGGTIDKLESIKGFQIERTQEEFIQQVQEIGLSVIGQSDQLVKADKLLYALRDVTATVDTIPLIASSVMSKKIAAGADAILLDVTVGEGAFMKNIEDARRLARTMVDLGNAVGRKTIAVITDMSQPLGTSIGNRLEILEALDILKGQGRADVTEFICELAQIMLKLANVDQSIEAIHEHLTNGQALAKFEEMVAAQGGDLEDLHRPVKVDQVLEVTADKDGVIAALPAMEFGLFAMRLGAGRAVKSDPLDYETGIVFDKKVGEHVKKGERIARIFMNEKNSQERVTEFKKNVKILERAESVKEIIEIIS from the coding sequence ATGAGAGCAGTAGATATCATTCAGAAAAAAAGAGATGGTCTTGCCTTAAACAAGGAAGAAATTGAATGGCTGATTGAGGGCTATGTGGCTGGAACGGTTCCAGATTACCAAATGTCCGCTTTTGCTATGGCCGTTTATTTTAAAGGGATGACGACGGAAGAAATTTCTCATATGACCATGAAGATGGTCCGAACAGGGCAACAGTTTGATCTGTCAGCTATTCCAGGAATCAAGGTAGACAAACATTCGACTGGTGGTGTGGGAGACAAGGTGACCTTGGTCTTGGTGCCTTTGGTTGCGAGTTTCGGAGTGCCGGTTGCCAAAATGAGTGGTCGTGGCTTAGGCCACACAGGTGGGACCATCGATAAGTTGGAATCCATTAAAGGCTTTCAGATTGAACGGACTCAAGAGGAATTTATCCAGCAGGTGCAGGAGATCGGCTTATCGGTCATTGGTCAATCCGACCAACTCGTAAAAGCAGACAAACTCTTGTATGCTCTGCGTGATGTAACGGCGACAGTGGATACCATTCCTTTGATTGCTAGCTCCGTCATGAGTAAGAAAATTGCTGCTGGTGCGGATGCCATTCTTTTGGACGTGACAGTGGGCGAGGGTGCCTTTATGAAGAATATTGAGGATGCTCGTCGCTTAGCCCGTACCATGGTGGATCTTGGAAATGCAGTGGGTCGGAAAACCATCGCTGTCATTACAGATATGAGCCAACCTTTGGGAACCAGCATTGGTAATCGTTTAGAGATTTTGGAAGCCCTGGATATTCTAAAAGGACAGGGGCGTGCTGATGTCACAGAGTTTATTTGTGAATTAGCACAAATCATGTTGAAATTGGCCAATGTAGATCAATCGATTGAAGCCATTCATGAACACTTGACCAATGGTCAAGCTTTAGCGAAGTTTGAAGAAATGGTCGCGGCTCAAGGTGGAGACTTAGAAGATTTGCATCGTCCCGTCAAAGTGGATCAGGTCCTTGAAGTAACAGCGGACAAAGATGGCGTCATTGCTGCTTTACCTGCCATGGAGTTTGGCTTGTTTGCCATGCGCTTGGGTGCTGGCCGTGCTGTCAAATCAGATCCCCTCGATTACGAAACAGGGATTGTGTTTGACAAAAAAGTGGGAGAGCACGTCAAAAAAGGGGAACGCATTGCCCGTATTTTCATGAATGAAAAAAATTCACAAGAAAGAGTTACAGAATTCAAAAAAAATGTTAAAATACTAGAAAGGGCTGAAAGCGTTAAAGAAATTATTGAAATAATATCTTAA
- the deoC gene encoding deoxyribose-phosphate aldolase: protein MKLNKYIDHTLLKPDAQQEQIEKLIEEAKAYDFASVCVNPTWVNFATEGLRDSDVKVCTVIGFPLGANTPFVKACETKNAIQNGADEIDMVINIGALKSKNLALVEEDIQAVVEASGDKLVKVIIETCLLSDDEKIVACQIAKSAGADFVKTSTGFSTGGATVEDVALMRQTVGPDMGVKASGGARSYEDALAFIEAGATRIGTSSGVAIMEGKVAHGDY from the coding sequence ATGAAGTTAAATAAATATATCGATCACACTCTTTTAAAACCAGATGCGCAACAAGAACAGATCGAAAAGCTGATCGAAGAAGCTAAGGCTTATGATTTTGCGAGTGTCTGTGTGAACCCGACATGGGTGAATTTTGCGACTGAGGGCTTGCGTGATTCAGACGTTAAAGTTTGTACCGTCATTGGTTTTCCTTTAGGAGCAAATACACCATTTGTCAAAGCGTGTGAAACAAAAAATGCGATTCAAAATGGTGCCGATGAGATTGACATGGTCATTAATATCGGGGCTCTTAAGTCTAAGAATTTAGCACTAGTTGAGGAAGATATCCAAGCTGTAGTCGAAGCGAGCGGTGATAAGCTGGTCAAAGTCATCATTGAGACTTGTCTCTTATCAGATGATGAAAAGATCGTTGCTTGCCAAATTGCTAAGTCAGCTGGCGCAGACTTTGTGAAGACTTCAACTGGCTTTTCAACTGGAGGAGCAACGGTAGAAGATGTGGCCTTAATGCGTCAAACTGTTGGACCCGACATGGGTGTTAAAGCTTCTGGTGGTGCTCGCTCTTATGAAGATGCTCTTGCTTTTATCGAAGCTGGTGCGACCCGTATTGGGACTTCTTCTGGTGTAGCCATCATGGAAGGAAAGGTGGCTCATGGCGACTACTGA
- a CDS encoding TcaA second domain-containing protein, which yields MQKKWVELFEKVIGRKPSPEEFMAGKACGFDLKQIQSIAGNAPAEEVAPVEEPGVEPVEEVKNVDPLLAARQAWLQHFEETYGRKPSAEEFTAAKSQNFEFFVGPVPEAEFVTPDATEETQEYVPQQQTQEYTTPLAAEQTQVFAGPNVTEAGPAQKKQKAPKTKGEKKLSKKKIGIISAIAVLVIALVAAFFYFQSTTRVEVTADKFIKAVDTKDYREAADLLSTDNDKWTKDEAESFITSMEDQGIDIGTELNKIIDNGGEGSYTDKSGNKIFGLEKADKKFGIFQEYRVASYPVQVKVKTNLDQAKLKVAANKTVTLKKDAVTDLGSFHYNTKEMELTAKTEVGNVTSKIHLNPKKATKNNLELQLNSEKRNLEVEFPDEVENPTDVKVVVNGKEVGTSTTFEVDSIPYQEIEVHAVFNMNGETYTTEKAKVTIEEGENDPIELKLAKDTLKRIKSAQDAKKAQAAKEEQNRTLAEEFLKEYRDAVFSSVSNRNNTYSKYYDTQSQAYKDMVEFTTGDGVRKAKIDYYTPGALDIQSVTEENGVVTIKTYEDFTVHYTDSHPDSQNRKYKTYTLKKVGASYVITDIVVTKES from the coding sequence ATGCAAAAGAAATGGGTTGAATTATTTGAAAAAGTGATCGGTCGCAAACCGTCACCAGAAGAGTTTATGGCTGGGAAAGCTTGTGGATTTGATTTGAAACAAATTCAGTCTATCGCAGGAAATGCCCCAGCTGAGGAAGTCGCTCCTGTTGAGGAACCAGGGGTTGAACCAGTTGAAGAAGTGAAGAATGTCGATCCACTTCTAGCAGCTCGTCAGGCTTGGTTGCAACATTTTGAAGAAACCTATGGCCGCAAGCCAAGTGCAGAAGAATTTACCGCGGCTAAAAGTCAAAACTTTGAGTTTTTTGTAGGACCTGTGCCTGAAGCAGAATTTGTAACCCCAGATGCAACTGAAGAAACACAGGAATATGTCCCTCAACAGCAAACTCAAGAGTATACGACTCCACTTGCCGCTGAGCAAACGCAGGTCTTTGCTGGTCCAAATGTTACAGAAGCAGGCCCAGCTCAGAAAAAACAAAAGGCCCCTAAAACGAAGGGTGAAAAGAAACTTTCCAAGAAGAAAATTGGGATTATTTCTGCTATTGCAGTCCTTGTGATCGCTTTGGTAGCAGCCTTCTTTTACTTCCAGTCAACAACGCGTGTCGAAGTGACTGCAGATAAATTTATTAAGGCAGTGGACACCAAGGATTATCGCGAAGCAGCAGATCTGCTTTCAACCGATAACGATAAATGGACAAAGGATGAAGCCGAAAGCTTTATTACCAGCATGGAAGATCAAGGGATTGATATCGGTACAGAGTTGAACAAGATCATCGATAATGGTGGAGAAGGCAGCTATACGGATAAATCTGGAAACAAGATCTTTGGTTTGGAAAAGGCGGACAAGAAATTTGGAATCTTCCAAGAATATCGTGTGGCTAGCTATCCAGTGCAAGTGAAGGTCAAGACCAATTTGGACCAAGCCAAACTCAAAGTGGCTGCCAATAAAACCGTGACCTTGAAGAAAGATGCAGTGACAGACCTTGGTTCTTTCCATTACAATACAAAAGAAATGGAATTGACTGCTAAAACAGAGGTCGGAAATGTCACTTCTAAGATCCATCTCAATCCTAAAAAAGCAACCAAGAATAATTTAGAATTGCAGTTGAATTCTGAAAAACGCAATTTAGAAGTTGAGTTCCCAGATGAAGTTGAAAACCCAACAGATGTAAAGGTTGTGGTTAACGGCAAAGAAGTCGGAACCAGCACAACCTTTGAAGTAGATAGCATCCCTTATCAAGAAATTGAAGTACATGCCGTCTTCAACATGAATGGGGAAACCTATACAACTGAAAAGGCTAAGGTGACGATTGAAGAGGGTGAGAACGATCCGATCGAACTCAAACTAGCCAAAGATACCCTAAAACGCATCAAGAGTGCACAAGATGCTAAGAAAGCGCAAGCAGCCAAAGAAGAACAAAATCGGACCTTGGCGGAAGAATTCTTGAAAGAGTACCGCGACGCTGTCTTTAGCTCCGTTTCAAATCGAAATAACACCTACTCTAAATACTATGACACACAAAGTCAAGCCTACAAAGACATGGTTGAGTTCACAACTGGTGATGGTGTTCGAAAGGCTAAGATTGACTACTATACTCCAGGTGCTTTGGACATTCAAAGTGTCACTGAAGAAAATGGTGTGGTAACGATCAAGACTTATGAAGACTTTACCGTGCATTATACAGATAGCCATCCAGATTCACAAAACCGCAAGTACAAGACCTACACTTTGAAAAAAGTAGGTGCAAGTTATGTGATTACGGATATTGTCGTAACAAAAGAATCATAG
- the ldcB gene encoding LD-carboxypeptidase LdcB/DacB — protein MKARFSKLTLVTVALLTLTACSQSQSTSSKSSAKEETKQTQTKSSKETSSAKDTSKETGKEESSKAGKSDVKVDSGVSYNGSYYSVKGKYGEVMIANKHYPLSPDFNPGEDPEAVSALHELIAAMQAEGYPISDQYSGFRSYDTQVGLYQNYVNQDGQEAADRYSARPGYSEHQTGLTFDLIDTSGNLVTEPGPSKWLLKNAAKYGFVVRYQEGKEKVTGYMPESWHLRYIGKEAQDIADSGLSLEEYYGFTGGDYVDK, from the coding sequence ATGAAAGCAAGATTTTCCAAATTAACTTTGGTGACAGTTGCCTTGTTAACCCTGACAGCTTGCTCCCAATCTCAATCCACTAGTTCTAAATCTTCTGCAAAAGAAGAGACCAAGCAAACGCAAACCAAGTCTTCCAAAGAAACGTCTTCTGCAAAGGATACGTCAAAAGAGACAGGAAAAGAAGAGTCGTCAAAAGCTGGTAAGTCAGATGTGAAAGTGGATTCTGGTGTCAGCTATAATGGTTCCTACTATAGTGTCAAAGGGAAATATGGTGAGGTCATGATCGCCAACAAACATTATCCCTTGTCGCCTGACTTTAACCCAGGTGAAGATCCTGAAGCTGTTTCAGCCCTTCATGAATTGATCGCAGCCATGCAGGCAGAAGGATATCCGATCAGTGACCAATATAGTGGTTTTCGTAGCTACGATACCCAAGTTGGCCTCTATCAAAACTATGTCAATCAAGATGGTCAGGAGGCAGCAGATCGTTATTCCGCAAGACCGGGTTATAGTGAACACCAAACTGGTTTGACCTTTGATTTGATCGATACCAGTGGTAATCTGGTGACAGAACCTGGACCAAGTAAGTGGTTGCTTAAGAACGCCGCTAAATATGGCTTTGTGGTTCGTTACCAAGAAGGAAAAGAAAAAGTGACAGGCTACATGCCAGAGAGCTGGCATCTCCGCTATATCGGAAAAGAAGCACAGGATATCGCTGACTCGGGTTTGAGTCTGGAAGAATACTATGGCTTCACTGGTGGCGATTACGTTGATAAATAA
- the rpsT gene encoding 30S ribosomal protein S20, with the protein MEVNNLANIKSAIKRAELNVKQNEKNSAQKSAMRTAIKAFEANPSEELYRAASSAIDKAETKGLIHKNKASRDKARLAAKLG; encoded by the coding sequence ATGGAGGTGAATAACTTGGCAAACATTAAATCAGCTATCAAACGCGCTGAATTGAACGTTAAACAAAACGAAAAAAACTCAGCTCAAAAATCAGCTATGCGTACTGCAATCAAAGCTTTTGAAGCAAACCCATCTGAAGAACTTTACCGCGCTGCTAGCTCAGCTATCGATAAAGCAGAAACTAAAGGTTTGATCCACAAGAACAAAGCTAGCCGTGATAAAGCACGTCTTGCAGCGAAACTTGGTTAA
- a CDS encoding rhodanese-like domain-containing protein: MKEIPFSSFYQVYQKGDIHVLDVREQEEYDALHLDGVRLLPLSELADRYQELEKDHPYYVICKSGRRSARACQFLEEQGYDVTNVQGGMDAFES; the protein is encoded by the coding sequence ATGAAAGAAATTCCATTTTCAAGCTTTTACCAAGTTTATCAAAAAGGAGATATACACGTTCTTGATGTACGCGAGCAGGAGGAATATGATGCCCTTCACTTAGATGGGGTTCGTCTTCTTCCCTTATCTGAGTTAGCAGATCGCTACCAGGAATTAGAGAAGGATCATCCCTATTATGTCATCTGCAAGTCAGGTCGACGCTCAGCACGAGCTTGCCAATTTCTAGAAGAGCAAGGCTATGATGTGACCAACGTCCAAGGTGGCATGGATGCATTTGAATCCTAA
- a CDS encoding DUF6574 domain-containing protein: protein MSKQDWLDYFEAVNGRSASAEEIAQALAAGEFQEEVVVPETPQAPEFVAAPTAPVEEPVAAPQAPEFVAAPTAPVEEPVAAPQAPEFVAAPTAPVEEPVAAPQAPDFVAAPTAPVEEPVAAPQAPEFVAAPAAPAEEPVAAPVQEPAPQAAPANGPAFQQAYQQPTQAAYQQAPYQGQPGQPYPAQPSQFGVAVGGYWNWFLSALKRPTAVENPKALNGILQYVLTAFVLTLGTFFTASGFTGGYGMDFRAFMLTLISLFFSLYAFQVAGFFVRRVVLQDKEYSYGRSFEEFGRLSVYTLPLALLAFLVGLVKVYEFYGFVNFLIFFLFFVGTCYVVHQGLNKTSFKADKLLLLVASSVVLLLIAIFVIYVNARILEQVAVGFIPSAPNFSNFGF from the coding sequence ATGTCAAAACAAGATTGGCTGGATTATTTCGAAGCCGTAAATGGTCGTTCTGCTAGTGCAGAAGAAATTGCTCAAGCACTGGCTGCAGGAGAATTTCAAGAAGAAGTAGTGGTTCCAGAAACCCCACAAGCCCCAGAATTTGTCGCAGCACCAACTGCCCCTGTGGAAGAACCAGTTGCTGCTCCACAAGCCCCAGAATTTGTCGCAGCACCAACTGCCCCTGTGGAAGAACCAGTTGCTGCTCCACAAGCTCCAGAGTTTGTTGCAGCGCCAACTGCCCCTGTTGAAGAACCAGTCGCAGCGCCACAAGCCCCAGACTTTGTCGCAGCACCAACTGCCCCTGTTGAAGAACCAGTCGCAGCTCCACAAGCTCCAGAGTTTGTCGCAGCGCCAGCTGCTCCTGCAGAAGAACCAGTTGCAGCTCCAGTTCAAGAACCGGCTCCTCAAGCTGCTCCAGCGAATGGGCCAGCTTTCCAACAAGCCTACCAACAACCGACTCAAGCAGCTTATCAACAAGCTCCTTACCAAGGTCAACCAGGACAACCTTATCCTGCCCAACCAAGTCAATTTGGTGTAGCCGTTGGTGGTTACTGGAATTGGTTCCTTTCAGCTTTGAAACGTCCAACGGCTGTAGAAAATCCAAAAGCACTTAACGGAATTTTACAGTATGTCTTAACTGCCTTTGTCTTGACCTTGGGCACTTTCTTCACAGCTAGTGGATTTACAGGTGGTTATGGAATGGATTTCCGTGCCTTTATGTTGACATTGATTTCCCTATTCTTTAGCCTTTACGCCTTCCAAGTAGCTGGATTCTTTGTTCGTCGTGTGGTTCTTCAAGATAAGGAATACAGTTACGGTCGTTCATTTGAAGAGTTTGGACGTTTGTCTGTTTACACTTTGCCACTTGCCCTTCTTGCTTTCTTAGTAGGTCTTGTAAAAGTTTATGAATTTTATGGCTTTGTAAACTTCCTTATTTTCTTCTTGTTCTTTGTTGGAACATGCTATGTCGTTCATCAAGGATTGAACAAGACAAGCTTTAAAGCAGATAAATTATTGCTTCTAGTAGCATCATCTGTTGTCTTGCTTCTCATTGCCATCTTTGTCATTTATGTGAATGCTCGTATTTTAGAACAAGTAGCCGTAGGATTTATTCCAAGTGCTCCAAATTTCTCTAACTTTGGATTCTAA
- a CDS encoding prolyl-tRNA synthetase associated domain-containing protein: protein MDPYQQVKEKLDELGISFDVVEHPPAFTTEQADSYIEGLEGVRTKTMFLTNKKKTQYYLLIMDDQKPLDMDDFKEQVEANRIRMASADSLAEKMQLPPGTVSPFGLLNNEEKDIRVYFDKDIVSEKIMTFHPNTNEKTIFIKTQDLFRFLESIGFNYEILTLP, encoded by the coding sequence ATGGATCCTTATCAACAAGTTAAAGAAAAATTAGATGAGTTGGGAATTTCATTTGATGTGGTGGAGCACCCACCTGCATTCACGACAGAGCAGGCGGATTCTTATATTGAAGGCTTAGAAGGTGTCCGGACCAAGACCATGTTTTTGACCAACAAGAAGAAAACCCAATACTATCTGCTCATCATGGATGACCAGAAGCCATTGGATATGGATGATTTTAAAGAGCAAGTGGAAGCAAACCGGATCCGCATGGCTTCAGCAGATTCTTTAGCTGAAAAAATGCAATTACCGCCAGGAACAGTTTCTCCATTTGGTTTATTGAACAATGAAGAAAAAGATATTCGAGTCTATTTCGATAAAGACATTGTGTCAGAGAAGATCATGACCTTCCATCCCAATACCAACGAAAAAACGATCTTTATTAAAACCCAAGACTTGTTCCGATTTTTAGAGTCTATTGGCTTTAACTATGAAATCCTAACCCTTCCATAA
- the coaA gene encoding type I pantothenate kinase, whose product MDKEFLHFEKINRETWQNLHRKTTPPLSQTELNSIKSFNDRINLQDVRDVYLPLTNLIGIYKRSKEDLAFSKGIFLQKTSERQPFIIGVSGSVAVGKSTTSRLLQILLSRTFEGSTVELVTTDGFLYPNAILKEQEILNRKGFPESYDMELLLDFLNQIKNNKSVEIPVYSHEIYDIVPDEKQTILPADFVIVEGINVFQNPQNDSLYMTDFFDFSIYVDAAVNDIESWYIDRFQKLLALAQNDPNNYYYRFTEQPLEEVLSMAHQVWESINLVNLQHYIQPTRNRADLILHKATNHEIDEIYLKR is encoded by the coding sequence ATGGACAAAGAATTTCTACATTTTGAAAAAATTAATCGGGAAACCTGGCAAAATTTGCACCGCAAAACCACCCCACCACTCTCTCAAACAGAGCTCAATTCTATTAAAAGTTTTAACGACCGCATCAACCTCCAAGATGTACGTGACGTCTACCTGCCTTTGACAAACCTGATTGGAATCTACAAGCGTTCCAAAGAAGATTTGGCCTTCTCAAAAGGTATTTTTCTTCAAAAAACGAGTGAGCGCCAACCCTTTATCATTGGTGTTTCAGGAAGCGTAGCGGTTGGAAAATCTACCACTAGCCGTTTACTTCAAATCCTGCTGTCACGAACCTTCGAAGGCTCGACTGTAGAGTTGGTAACAACGGATGGTTTTCTCTATCCAAATGCTATCTTAAAAGAACAAGAGATCCTCAATCGAAAAGGATTTCCGGAAAGCTATGATATGGAATTGCTCCTTGATTTTCTCAATCAAATTAAAAACAACAAGAGCGTAGAAATCCCTGTCTATTCCCACGAAATATACGATATTGTCCCAGATGAGAAGCAAACCATTTTACCGGCTGATTTTGTCATTGTCGAAGGGATCAATGTCTTTCAAAATCCACAAAATGACAGTCTCTATATGACCGATTTCTTTGATTTTTCGATCTATGTGGATGCCGCGGTCAACGATATCGAATCTTGGTATATCGATCGCTTCCAAAAACTCCTTGCATTAGCTCAGAATGATCCCAATAACTACTACTATCGATTTACAGAGCAACCCCTAGAAGAAGTTTTAAGCATGGCCCATCAGGTCTGGGAATCCATTAATTTAGTCAACTTGCAACATTACATCCAACCAACCAGAAATCGAGCTGATCTGATTCTCCATAAGGCAACCAACCATGAAATTGACGAAATTTATCTCAAACGCTAG
- a CDS encoding uracil-DNA glycosylase family protein has translation MSTIESIKQAIMADPQNKEYTEKGIEPLFAAPKTARINIIGQAPGMKTEEAGIYWKDKSGDRLREWLGVDEDTFYHSGLFAVIPMDFYFPGHGKSGDLPPRKGFAEKWHPQLLKECPDIELTLLIGQYAQAYYLHEKVGGKVTERVHHFKDYLPTYFPLVHPSPRNQIWMAKNPWFEAEVVPELQTLVQEIIQK, from the coding sequence ATGTCAACGATTGAAAGCATTAAACAAGCCATTATGGCAGATCCTCAAAATAAAGAATATACAGAGAAAGGGATAGAGCCACTCTTTGCAGCCCCAAAGACAGCTCGTATCAATATTATCGGACAAGCTCCAGGGATGAAGACGGAAGAAGCTGGTATTTACTGGAAGGATAAGAGTGGTGATCGTCTGCGCGAATGGTTAGGAGTTGACGAAGATACCTTTTACCATTCTGGTTTGTTTGCGGTCATTCCCATGGACTTTTATTTCCCAGGGCATGGGAAATCTGGTGACCTTCCACCTCGCAAAGGGTTTGCGGAAAAGTGGCACCCTCAACTTCTCAAGGAGTGTCCGGATATTGAGTTGACCCTCTTAATTGGACAATATGCCCAAGCATACTACCTTCATGAGAAGGTTGGCGGCAAGGTAACCGAACGGGTCCACCATTTTAAAGACTATTTGCCAACCTATTTTCCACTCGTTCACCCTTCCCCTCGCAATCAAATCTGGATGGCTAAAAATCCTTGGTTTGAGGCAGAGGTGGTTCCAGAATTGCAAACCTTAGTACAAGAGATCATTCAAAAATAA
- a CDS encoding class I SAM-dependent methyltransferase — MSKMYFDVNPDAAHDIHDLAVVLLGQKMNFYTDAGVFSKKMIDYGSQVLLSTLDFQEGESVLDVGCGYGPIGLSLAKAQGVAVTMVDVNERALDLAQKNASRNGVEAQIFSSDVYEAVEGVFDHVISNPPIRAGKKVVHQVITGSFEHLKPSGDLTIVIQKKQGAPSAKAKMEETFGNCETVKKDKGYYILRSEKES; from the coding sequence ATGAGTAAAATGTATTTCGATGTAAACCCAGATGCAGCCCATGATATTCATGATCTGGCTGTTGTTTTATTGGGACAAAAGATGAATTTTTATACGGACGCCGGCGTCTTTAGTAAAAAAATGATTGACTATGGAAGCCAGGTGCTCTTATCAACCCTGGATTTTCAAGAAGGGGAAAGTGTCCTCGATGTTGGCTGTGGCTATGGTCCAATTGGCCTCTCTCTCGCTAAAGCCCAGGGAGTTGCCGTGACCATGGTGGATGTCAATGAGCGGGCGCTGGACTTGGCTCAGAAAAATGCCAGCCGAAACGGCGTGGAAGCTCAGATCTTTTCTTCAGATGTCTATGAAGCAGTAGAAGGGGTCTTTGACCATGTGATCAGCAATCCGCCAATCCGAGCTGGTAAGAAAGTCGTTCACCAAGTGATCACTGGTAGTTTTGAACATTTGAAACCAAGTGGAGATTTGACCATTGTCATTCAAAAAAAACAAGGAGCTCCCAGCGCTAAGGCCAAGATGGAAGAGACGTTTGGCAATTGTGAGACCGTAAAAAAAGACAAAGGCTATTATATTTTAAGAAGTGAGAAAGAATCATGA
- a CDS encoding DNA topology modulation protein yields MKIVIIGYSGSGKSTLAGALSRYYSIPKLHMDTLQFQPGWIDSDRDWMEGQMKQFLSQHKDWVIDGNYSWCCYEERMEQADHIIFLNFSRWNCLYRAWKRFRRYKGRVRESMAAGCPERFDWEFIRWILWDGRTKKAKERYRNIRSTYPDKFISLKNQKELDAFLKNIQ; encoded by the coding sequence ATGAAAATTGTTATTATCGGCTATTCTGGATCTGGAAAATCTACCTTGGCTGGAGCCTTATCTCGCTACTACTCCATCCCCAAGCTTCATATGGATACCCTCCAATTTCAACCCGGCTGGATAGACAGTGACCGGGATTGGATGGAGGGACAGATGAAACAGTTTCTTAGCCAACATAAAGACTGGGTCATTGATGGAAATTATTCTTGGTGTTGCTATGAGGAAAGAATGGAGCAAGCCGACCACATTATCTTTCTCAATTTCTCTCGTTGGAACTGCCTCTATAGAGCCTGGAAACGATTCCGTCGTTATAAGGGACGCGTTCGCGAGAGTATGGCAGCAGGCTGCCCTGAACGCTTTGACTGGGAATTCATCCGTTGGATCCTTTGGGACGGTCGAACCAAGAAGGCCAAAGAAAGGTATCGAAATATCCGTTCTACCTATCCCGATAAATTCATCTCTCTCAAGAATCAAAAAGAGCTGGATGCGTTTCTAAAAAACATACAATAA